A genomic segment from uncultured Alistipes sp. encodes:
- a CDS encoding translocation/assembly module TamB domain-containing protein, with translation MRKGIKILGMVFSAAVLLLIILPLGVSLLLDIRRVQNFVVDRLAEAVSEHLQTTVSIDRVDIGLFSKIRVDGFYVEDYERDTLLYVGHLDAYVTRFGLLGGGLEFSRGTIADARLYLRQTPSGEMNIKQVVERISNPDRPKKGNFRLAFRKASVEGMDLCLERLDRRDPEFGIDFSHMHLYDLAAFVEDFTIDGQAIYTSIERLSARERSGFELERLSGRFYMSQGCLGFEDTEILTRNSAIHIPYISLVGNSWDEYRDFVGRVRIDAAVRDSRVSSDDIAWFAPRLREWHLTFDDADLELTGQVADFTGRIRSLTLCDSTTLVADIAMKGLPDIRKTHFDLDVSHLRSSAGALDRIALGITGRHLPERVVGIVSNSGRIDLSGRFEGSLSSFGLQSRIATGIGELTCDLSMRPLKQGLSSIRGGVETRRFRLGELLDRRDLLGEASLTARVDGMIGRGIADANIVGDVSNLSFNGYVYDSLRLAGRLRNREFDGLITARDPNLGFNFFGKVDLNDSVPRYDFTLDLKHADLAKLHINQRDSVSRLSAFLEAHAGGRSLDDLNGRIRITDARYRYNDKEVTASEIDVRGENSADSKFVELRSDFADATFRSKTSYRTVFEYLRRSAWRYLPILGRADPGLDSLGRKTAVANDFSLLSVNIRNFNPVADAVAAGLQIADGSSLQLLFNPASDQLSLKASSEYVERRRMLATRLSVNASNRGDSLVLYASAEDLYAGVLHLPQLSLTGGARQGRVQVTAGFTDTVRRTSGLVGFRAGVADENGPNGRLVELHIQPSHITRGSKTWQIFTRKILIDTARVTIDRFLVMNDQQELLLDGVASRSREDSLSLRLQNFDLSPFTQVAERMGYYVEGRTNGSAMMKSVLKGAEVTADILLDSVEVNDIPAPPMRLASRWDFARNRAGVTVTDRVKRDTLIRGFYAPVRNRYYARMRVDSLDMGLLDPILSGVISSTRGVASADLVLQGQGRMADLGGEIRVRDLRTTVDYTRVSYSMPEAVLTVRNNRFQASNVPIFDPKGNRGRFDLDLSLQHLSNISYDVRVAPQRMLVLNTTAEDNDLFYGEVYASGLARIRGDKGSVDMQITASTDGNSTFVMPLSSKSNISSADFVVFVQPEKVDTLDDVARRKLSFERRRRTEFNAGSRMNIDMALDVRPDAEVELDVAGNTVRGRGAGALNLQINPRDNVFMINGDYTIEEGSFMLSLQQIINKRFTIESGSSIQWTGSPMNALLDIDAVYKVKASLQPLLQGTSENLGGDRSVPVECVIHLGDFLSNPSIAFDVRVPGSDPETAAVVSSALSTPETVDTQFLYLLLFNSFMSEGTTQDTSNIGSSVSAATGLEFVSNMVSNWLSSSDYNVVIRYRPKSELTSDEVDFGLSKSLINNRLFVEIEGNYLIDNKEVVNNNSSMSNFMGEAYITYLIDRAGTLKLKAFTQTIDRFDENQGLQETGIGVYFKEDFDNLRDLRDRIRDRFTNKLRKARRQARRQAREAEKAEAEARKAAERSAGETPGKPSLFDGGEEVYEETAAGPGVPRSDGPDGPDELRPDPGEV, from the coding sequence ATGCGCAAAGGTATAAAAATATTGGGAATGGTGTTCTCGGCGGCGGTGTTGTTGCTGATAATTCTTCCCTTGGGCGTGTCGCTGCTGCTCGACATCCGGCGGGTGCAGAACTTCGTGGTCGACCGGCTCGCGGAGGCGGTTTCGGAGCACCTGCAGACCACCGTTTCGATCGACCGCGTGGATATAGGGCTCTTTTCGAAGATCCGTGTCGACGGCTTCTATGTCGAGGATTATGAGCGCGATACGCTGCTCTATGTGGGACACCTGGATGCCTACGTCACGCGGTTCGGCCTGTTGGGCGGAGGGCTGGAGTTCAGCCGCGGCACGATCGCCGATGCCAGGCTCTACCTGCGCCAGACCCCCTCGGGGGAGATGAACATCAAGCAGGTCGTCGAGCGCATCTCGAACCCCGACCGCCCGAAAAAGGGGAATTTCCGGCTGGCGTTCCGGAAGGCCTCGGTCGAGGGGATGGACCTCTGCCTGGAGCGCCTCGACCGCCGCGACCCGGAGTTCGGGATCGACTTCTCGCACATGCACCTCTACGACCTGGCGGCCTTCGTCGAGGACTTCACCATCGACGGGCAGGCGATCTATACCTCGATCGAGCGGCTTTCGGCCCGCGAGCGGAGCGGTTTCGAACTGGAACGCCTCTCGGGCCGTTTCTACATGTCGCAGGGCTGCCTCGGGTTCGAGGACACCGAAATCCTCACGCGCAACTCCGCCATCCATATTCCCTACATTTCGCTCGTGGGCAACTCCTGGGACGAGTACAGGGATTTCGTCGGGCGGGTGCGCATCGACGCTGCGGTGCGGGATTCGCGGGTTTCGAGCGACGACATCGCCTGGTTCGCACCCCGCCTGCGGGAGTGGCACCTGACCTTTGACGACGCCGATCTCGAACTCACGGGGCAGGTTGCCGACTTTACGGGCCGGATCCGAAGCCTCACGCTGTGCGACAGCACGACCCTCGTGGCGGATATTGCCATGAAGGGGCTTCCGGATATCCGGAAGACGCATTTCGATCTGGATGTTTCGCACCTGCGCTCCTCGGCGGGGGCCCTCGACCGGATTGCGCTCGGCATCACCGGGCGGCATCTCCCGGAGCGTGTGGTCGGCATCGTTTCGAATTCCGGGCGGATTGATCTCAGCGGCCGTTTCGAGGGGAGCCTGTCGTCGTTCGGGTTGCAGTCCCGGATTGCCACCGGGATCGGCGAACTGACCTGCGATCTGTCGATGCGGCCGCTCAAGCAGGGGCTGAGCAGCATCCGGGGCGGCGTCGAGACCCGCCGTTTCCGCCTGGGCGAACTGCTCGACCGCCGAGACCTGCTGGGCGAAGCCTCGCTTACGGCCCGGGTCGACGGCATGATCGGGCGGGGGATTGCCGATGCCAACATCGTGGGCGATGTCTCGAACTTGAGCTTCAACGGCTATGTCTACGATTCGCTGCGCCTTGCGGGTCGCCTGCGCAACCGCGAATTCGACGGCCTGATCACGGCCCGGGACCCGAACCTCGGGTTCAACTTCTTCGGCAAGGTCGATCTCAACGATTCGGTGCCGCGTTACGACTTCACGCTGGATCTGAAACACGCCGATCTGGCCAAACTCCATATCAACCAACGCGATTCGGTGTCGCGGCTCTCGGCCTTCCTCGAGGCCCATGCCGGGGGGCGCTCGCTCGACGATCTGAACGGCCGGATCCGGATCACCGACGCCCGCTACCGCTACAACGACAAGGAGGTCACGGCCTCGGAGATCGACGTGCGGGGCGAGAACTCGGCCGACAGCAAGTTCGTCGAACTGCGTTCGGACTTCGCCGATGCGACGTTCCGCTCGAAAACCAGCTACCGCACCGTGTTCGAATACCTGCGGCGCAGTGCCTGGCGCTACCTTCCTATTCTGGGGCGTGCCGATCCGGGGCTGGACTCGCTGGGGCGCAAGACCGCCGTGGCGAACGACTTTTCGCTGCTGTCGGTCAACATCCGCAACTTCAACCCCGTGGCGGATGCCGTGGCGGCCGGGCTCCAGATTGCCGACGGTTCGTCGTTGCAGCTGCTCTTCAACCCGGCGAGCGACCAGCTCTCGCTCAAGGCTTCGTCGGAGTATGTCGAACGGCGTCGGATGCTCGCCACGCGCCTTTCGGTCAACGCCTCGAACCGCGGGGATTCGCTCGTGCTCTACGCCTCGGCCGAGGACCTCTATGCGGGGGTGTTGCATCTGCCGCAGTTGTCGCTGACGGGCGGGGCACGCCAGGGCCGGGTACAGGTGACGGCCGGGTTTACCGATACGGTGCGCCGGACTTCGGGACTCGTGGGGTTCCGGGCCGGCGTGGCTGACGAAAACGGCCCCAACGGACGCCTCGTGGAGTTGCATATCCAGCCTTCGCACATCACCCGCGGGTCGAAAACCTGGCAGATCTTCACCCGGAAGATCCTGATCGATACGGCCCGGGTGACGATCGACCGCTTCCTGGTGATGAACGACCAGCAGGAGCTGCTGCTCGACGGCGTGGCTTCGCGCAGCCGGGAGGATTCGCTCTCGCTGCGGCTGCAGAACTTCGACCTTTCGCCCTTCACACAGGTCGCCGAACGCATGGGTTACTATGTCGAGGGCCGCACGAACGGTTCGGCGATGATGAAATCGGTCCTGAAGGGGGCGGAGGTGACGGCCGACATCCTGCTCGACAGCGTGGAGGTCAACGATATTCCGGCCCCTCCGATGCGCCTGGCGTCGCGTTGGGACTTCGCCCGGAACCGGGCGGGGGTGACGGTGACCGACCGTGTGAAGCGCGATACGCTGATCCGGGGTTTCTACGCGCCGGTGCGGAACCGCTACTATGCCCGGATGCGTGTCGACAGCCTCGACATGGGGCTTCTGGACCCGATTCTTTCGGGGGTGATCTCCTCGACCCGGGGGGTGGCGTCGGCCGATCTGGTGCTGCAGGGTCAGGGCCGCATGGCCGATCTGGGGGGTGAGATCCGCGTGCGGGACCTCCGCACGACGGTCGACTACACGCGCGTGAGCTACTCGATGCCCGAAGCGGTGCTCACGGTCCGGAACAACCGCTTCCAGGCGTCGAACGTGCCGATTTTCGACCCGAAGGGCAACCGCGGGCGGTTCGATCTTGACCTGAGCCTGCAGCATCTTTCGAATATCTCCTACGATGTGCGGGTTGCGCCGCAGCGGATGCTGGTGCTGAATACCACGGCCGAGGACAACGACCTCTTCTACGGCGAGGTCTACGCCTCGGGGCTGGCCCGCATCCGGGGTGACAAGGGTTCGGTCGACATGCAGATCACGGCCTCGACGGACGGGAATTCGACCTTCGTGATGCCGCTGTCGAGCAAGTCGAACATTTCGAGTGCGGATTTCGTGGTCTTCGTGCAACCGGAGAAGGTCGACACGCTGGACGACGTGGCGCGCCGCAAACTCTCGTTCGAACGGCGCCGCCGCACGGAATTCAATGCCGGGAGCCGGATGAACATCGACATGGCTTTGGACGTGCGGCCCGATGCGGAGGTGGAGCTGGACGTGGCGGGCAATACGGTGCGGGGCCGCGGTGCCGGGGCGCTGAACCTGCAGATCAACCCCCGGGACAACGTCTTCATGATCAACGGCGACTATACGATCGAGGAGGGGAGTTTCATGCTCTCGCTGCAGCAGATCATCAACAAGCGCTTCACGATCGAAAGCGGGTCGTCGATCCAGTGGACGGGTTCGCCGATGAACGCCCTGCTGGACATCGATGCGGTGTACAAGGTGAAGGCGTCGCTGCAGCCGCTGCTGCAGGGCACGTCGGAGAATCTGGGCGGGGACCGTTCGGTTCCGGTGGAGTGTGTGATCCACCTCGGGGATTTTCTGTCGAATCCGAGCATCGCCTTCGACGTCCGGGTTCCGGGTTCGGACCCCGAGACTGCGGCGGTGGTCTCCAGTGCGCTGTCGACGCCCGAGACGGTCGACACGCAGTTCCTCTACCTGCTGCTCTTCAACAGCTTCATGTCCGAGGGTACGACGCAGGATACGTCGAATATCGGCAGTTCGGTTTCGGCGGCCACCGGTCTGGAGTTCGTGTCGAACATGGTGAGCAACTGGCTCTCGTCGTCGGACTACAACGTGGTGATCCGCTACCGCCCGAAATCGGAACTGACGAGCGACGAGGTGGATTTCGGGCTCTCGAAGAGTCTGATCAACAACCGGTTGTTCGTGGAGATCGAGGGCAACTACCTGATCGACAACAAGGAGGTGGTGAACAACAACTCGTCGATGTCGAACTTCATGGGCGAGGCGTATATTACGTACCTGATCGACCGGGCCGGGACGCTGAAACTGAAGGCCTTCACGCAGACGATCGACCGTTTTGACGAAAACCAGGGTCTGCAGGAGACCGGCATCGGAGTCTATTTCAAGGAGGATTTCGACAATCTGCGGGACCTGCGGGACCGGATCCGGGACCGTTTCACGAACAAGTTGCGCAAGGCGCGGCGTCAGGCGCGGCGCCAGGCCCGGGAGGCTGAGAAGGCGGAGGCGGAGGCCAGGAAGGCTGCGGAACGCTCCGCCGGGGAAACGCCCGGGAAGCCGTCGCTCTTCGATGGAGGGGAGGAGGTTTACGAGGAGACTGCGGCCGGGCCGGGCGTTCCGCGGAGCGACGGCCCCGACGGCCCCGACGAACTCCGTCCTGATCCCGGCGAGGTTTGA
- the tsaD gene encoding tRNA (adenosine(37)-N6)-threonylcarbamoyltransferase complex transferase subunit TsaD, producing MDITILGIESSCDDTSAAVLRNHVLLSNVIASQAVHVKYGGVIPELASRAHQQNIIPVVDTALRDAGLTASDIDAIAFTRGPGLVGSLLVGVSFTKGLSIARNIPMVEVNHLQGHILSHFIDLPDRTLPHPDFPFLCLLVSGGHTQIVRVDSPLDMQIIGTTIDDAAGEAFDKCAKVMGLPYPGGPVIDRLAREGDPKAFHFAHPRVEGYDYSFSGLKTSFLYMLRDAVAQDPDFIERHKADLCASLQSTIVEILLDKLIRASKETGIRDIAIAGGVSANSGLRNGIVGTGRRRGWRTFLPEFKFTTDNAAMIAMAGYYRYQQGEFSSLDVSPVARLEELQHAE from the coding sequence ATGGATATTACAATTCTCGGCATCGAATCCTCGTGCGACGACACCTCGGCGGCCGTCCTGCGCAACCACGTCCTGCTCTCGAACGTCATCGCCTCCCAGGCCGTGCACGTCAAATACGGCGGCGTGATTCCCGAACTGGCTTCCCGCGCCCACCAGCAGAACATCATTCCCGTGGTGGATACCGCCCTGCGCGACGCCGGGCTCACGGCCTCCGACATCGACGCTATCGCCTTCACGCGCGGCCCCGGACTCGTCGGGTCGCTGCTCGTGGGCGTGTCGTTCACCAAGGGCCTCTCCATCGCCCGCAACATCCCGATGGTCGAGGTCAACCACCTCCAGGGGCACATCCTCTCCCACTTCATCGACCTCCCGGACCGTACGCTGCCCCACCCCGACTTCCCGTTCCTGTGCCTGCTCGTCAGCGGCGGGCATACGCAGATCGTGCGCGTGGACTCCCCGCTCGACATGCAGATCATCGGCACGACGATCGACGACGCCGCGGGCGAAGCCTTCGACAAGTGCGCCAAGGTCATGGGGCTCCCCTACCCGGGCGGCCCGGTAATCGACCGGCTGGCCAGGGAGGGCGACCCCAAGGCCTTCCACTTCGCACACCCCCGGGTCGAGGGGTACGACTACTCGTTCTCCGGACTGAAGACCTCGTTTCTCTACATGTTGCGCGACGCCGTGGCCCAGGACCCCGACTTCATCGAACGCCACAAGGCCGACCTCTGCGCCTCGCTGCAGTCGACCATCGTCGAGATCCTGCTCGACAAGCTGATCCGCGCCTCGAAGGAGACCGGCATCCGCGACATCGCCATCGCCGGCGGCGTCTCGGCCAACTCCGGGCTGCGCAACGGCATTGTCGGGACGGGACGCCGCCGCGGCTGGAGAACCTTCCTCCCGGAGTTCAAGTTCACGACCGACAACGCCGCGATGATCGCCATGGCCGGTTACTACCGCTACCAGCAGGGTGAATTCTCCTCGCTCGACGTCTCGCCCGTGGCCCGTCTCGAAGAGCTCCAGCACGCCGAATAA
- a CDS encoding outer membrane beta-barrel protein, with the protein MMKKLLACALFAIASCTIVSAQNKGEMYVGGILGVSTSSFSADETSTSQTYFRIAPEFGYFVRDNLRVGGSLGYSIAPLEGRTTHTVTIGPNVAYYVKVCDRIYYVPEIGLGFAYASFDGVSGVGLDSEFKFGAFEYRHSAKWSLSLNLMSLDYTTLSFSGENATSNDVAFQLGINPTVGFKFYF; encoded by the coding sequence ATGATGAAAAAGCTCCTCGCCTGCGCACTGTTTGCCATTGCATCGTGCACCATCGTCTCGGCCCAGAACAAGGGCGAAATGTATGTCGGCGGAATCCTCGGCGTCTCCACGTCGTCCTTCAGCGCCGATGAGACCTCCACATCCCAGACCTACTTCCGGATCGCTCCGGAGTTCGGATACTTCGTCCGTGACAACCTCCGGGTCGGCGGATCGCTCGGATACAGCATCGCGCCGCTGGAGGGCAGGACCACCCACACGGTAACCATCGGTCCCAATGTCGCCTACTACGTCAAGGTATGCGATCGAATCTACTATGTCCCGGAAATCGGACTGGGATTCGCATACGCCTCCTTCGACGGAGTCTCCGGCGTCGGACTCGATTCCGAATTCAAATTCGGGGCCTTCGAATACCGCCATTCTGCCAAATGGAGCCTTTCGCTGAATCTCATGTCGCTCGATTATACCACGCTGTCGTTCTCGGGAGAGAATGCAACCAGCAACGACGTGGCATTCCAGCTCGGCATCAACCCCACCGTCGGCTTCAAGTTCTACTTCTAA
- the terL gene encoding phage terminase large subunit, which yields MAKTTESISAGNAPAEIFVPDIGELAFPAAPPSPPAFSEFALGVYPFLELQPFHRVYYRVLEAFAEGRIRRLIVTMPPQHGKSVGATTLLPAYLLGLDPDLRVAIASYSGSLASKFNRRVQRILDSREYGTFFPETCIKQGTKPPGYIRTSEEVEIIGRRGGLLSVGREGSLTGNRVDCFILDDLYKDALEANSPLVRANCWEWYTSVVRTRMHNASRELIVFTRWHEEDLIGTLLRREPVEELHAWSQMERPLAEGWLHLNFEALKGSPPTELDPRQPGEALWEAQQGATLLAAKRRLDPVQFEAMYQGHPTVREGLLYGLNFTEYDDLPREIVRRANYTDTADTGDDYLCSISYAVDADGLIYVTDAVYSRASMEETEPLVGDLLVRSGVRQALIESNNGGRGFARAVQALARDVRVEWFHQSGNKEARILSNAATALHLVRWPRGWNLRWPDLYAHLTTYRRRFRANRWHDAADVVTGIVEREFSDRSRKRLRGVHFS from the coding sequence ATGGCTAAAACAACCGAATCGATCTCTGCGGGAAACGCTCCCGCAGAGATTTTCGTACCCGACATCGGGGAACTGGCCTTTCCGGCCGCACCGCCATCCCCTCCGGCATTTTCGGAGTTTGCACTCGGGGTCTACCCGTTTCTCGAACTGCAACCCTTCCACCGGGTCTACTACCGGGTGCTGGAGGCCTTTGCCGAGGGGCGGATCCGGCGTCTGATCGTGACGATGCCGCCGCAGCACGGCAAGAGCGTCGGGGCGACGACCCTGCTTCCGGCCTACCTGTTGGGGCTGGATCCCGACCTGCGGGTGGCGATCGCCTCCTATTCGGGGTCGCTGGCCTCGAAATTCAACCGCCGGGTGCAGCGCATTCTCGACTCGCGCGAATACGGGACCTTCTTCCCGGAGACCTGCATCAAGCAGGGGACCAAACCGCCGGGCTATATCCGCACATCGGAGGAGGTCGAGATTATCGGCCGCCGGGGCGGTCTGCTGTCGGTCGGCCGCGAGGGCTCGCTGACGGGCAACCGCGTGGACTGCTTTATTTTGGACGACTTATATAAAGATGCGCTTGAAGCCAATTCGCCGCTCGTGCGGGCCAACTGCTGGGAGTGGTACACCTCGGTGGTGCGGACGCGGATGCACAACGCCTCGCGCGAACTGATCGTCTTCACGCGGTGGCACGAGGAGGATCTGATCGGGACGCTGCTGCGCCGCGAGCCGGTCGAGGAGCTGCACGCATGGTCGCAGATGGAGCGTCCGCTGGCGGAGGGGTGGCTGCACCTGAACTTCGAGGCGCTGAAGGGCTCGCCGCCCACGGAGCTCGACCCGCGTCAGCCGGGCGAGGCGTTGTGGGAGGCGCAGCAGGGTGCGACGCTGCTGGCGGCCAAGCGGCGGCTGGACCCCGTGCAGTTCGAGGCGATGTACCAGGGCCACCCGACCGTCCGCGAGGGGCTGCTCTACGGCCTGAACTTCACGGAGTACGACGACCTGCCGCGCGAGATCGTGCGCCGGGCCAACTACACCGATACGGCCGACACGGGCGACGACTACCTGTGTTCGATCTCCTATGCGGTGGATGCCGACGGGCTGATCTACGTGACGGATGCCGTCTATTCGCGGGCGTCGATGGAGGAGACCGAGCCGCTGGTGGGGGATCTGCTCGTGCGGTCGGGGGTGCGTCAGGCGCTGATCGAGAGCAACAACGGCGGGCGGGGTTTTGCCCGGGCGGTGCAGGCACTGGCGCGGGACGTGCGGGTGGAGTGGTTCCACCAGAGCGGCAACAAGGAGGCGCGGATCCTCTCGAATGCCGCCACGGCCCTGCATCTGGTGCGCTGGCCGCGGGGCTGGAACCTCCGCTGGCCCGATCTCTACGCCCATCTGACGACCTATCGGCGGCGGTTCCGGGCGAATCGCTGGCACGATGCGGCGGATGTCGTGACGGGGATTGTCGAGCGGGAGTTTTCGGATCGCAGCCGCAAGCGCCTCCGCGGGGTGCACTTTTCGTGA
- a CDS encoding XRE family transcriptional regulator, translated as MNERVKLIRKQLGMTQEQLAQRLGIGKAALSMIETGKAGLSTRNRNILVQELNVNPEWLESGVGEMFNAEPDLTAYMHRTDNSLPLQSVPLYSIEGTAGLVPLFTDRQQQKPVNFIHIPNLPKCDGAIYIVGDSMYPLLKSGDIVLYKQLKNIEDIFWGDMYLLSIDIDGEEYITVKYIQKSERPGYVKLVSQNPHHADKEVEIARIRALALVKASIRMNSIR; from the coding sequence ATGAACGAACGGGTAAAACTGATACGGAAGCAGCTCGGGATGACGCAAGAACAACTGGCACAACGCCTTGGAATCGGAAAAGCCGCCCTCTCGATGATCGAGACCGGAAAGGCCGGACTCTCGACCCGGAACCGGAACATTCTGGTTCAGGAATTGAACGTCAATCCCGAATGGCTCGAATCCGGCGTCGGGGAGATGTTCAACGCCGAACCCGACCTGACCGCCTACATGCACCGCACGGACAATTCACTCCCCCTGCAGAGCGTCCCCCTCTACTCCATCGAGGGAACGGCAGGACTCGTCCCCCTCTTCACCGACCGGCAACAGCAGAAACCCGTCAACTTCATCCACATCCCCAACCTCCCGAAGTGCGACGGGGCCATCTACATCGTCGGAGACTCGATGTACCCCCTGCTCAAAAGCGGCGACATCGTCCTCTACAAACAACTCAAAAACATCGAAGACATCTTCTGGGGCGACATGTACCTCCTCTCGATCGACATCGACGGCGAAGAGTACATCACCGTAAAGTACATCCAGAAATCCGAACGGCCCGGATATGTGAAGCTCGTCAGCCAGAACCCCCACCATGCCGACAAGGAGGTCGAAATCGCCCGGATCCGCGCCCTCGCACTCGTCAAGGCCAGCATCCGCATGAATTCCATCCGCTGA
- the kduI gene encoding 5-dehydro-4-deoxy-D-glucuronate isomerase has translation MKTNYEIRYAAHPEDAKHYDTARLRRDFLIEKVFSADEVNMVYSMYDRMIVGGAMPVHETLRLEAIDPLKAPYFLTRRELGIFNVGGPGVVTSGDKAFDLDYKEALYLGAGDREVTFASKDPKNPAKFYFNSTTAHCSYPDKKVTKAEAVVAHMGSLEGSNDRNINKMLVSQVLPTCQLQMGMTELLPGSVWNTMPAHVHSRRMEAYFYFEVPEEHAVCHLMGQVDETRHIWMKGDQAVLSPEWSIHSAAATHNYTFIWGMGGENLDYGDQDFSKITDLK, from the coding sequence ATGAAAACCAATTACGAAATCCGCTATGCTGCGCATCCCGAAGATGCCAAGCATTACGACACGGCCCGGCTGCGCCGCGACTTCCTCATCGAAAAGGTATTCTCGGCCGATGAAGTCAACATGGTCTATTCGATGTACGACCGCATGATCGTCGGCGGCGCCATGCCCGTCCACGAAACCCTCCGCCTCGAAGCGATCGACCCGCTCAAGGCACCCTACTTCCTGACCCGCCGCGAGCTGGGTATCTTCAACGTCGGAGGACCCGGCGTCGTAACTTCCGGAGACAAAGCCTTCGACCTCGACTACAAGGAAGCCCTCTACCTCGGGGCCGGAGACCGTGAGGTCACCTTCGCAAGCAAGGACCCCAAGAACCCCGCCAAGTTCTACTTCAACTCCACCACGGCCCACTGCTCCTATCCCGACAAGAAGGTCACCAAGGCCGAGGCCGTCGTTGCGCACATGGGCTCGCTCGAAGGATCGAACGACCGAAACATCAACAAGATGCTCGTCAGCCAGGTGCTCCCGACCTGCCAGCTCCAGATGGGTATGACCGAACTCCTCCCCGGCAGCGTCTGGAACACCATGCCCGCTCACGTACACTCCCGCCGCATGGAGGCCTACTTCTATTTCGAAGTCCCCGAGGAGCACGCCGTCTGCCACCTCATGGGACAGGTCGACGAGACCCGTCACATCTGGATGAAGGGCGATCAGGCCGTCCTCTCGCCCGAATGGTCGATCCACAGCGCCGCGGCTACCCACAACTACACCTTCATCTGGGGTATGGGCGGTGAGAACCTCGACTACGGAGACCAGGATTTCTCGAAAATTACCGATTTGAAATAA
- a CDS encoding gluconate 5-dehydrogenase — protein sequence MVNFSLEGKVALVTGASYGIGFALATAFARQGAKIVFNDIKQELVDKGLAAYKEEGIDAKGYVCDVTNEEQVNAMVAQIEKEVGVIDILVNNAGIIKRIPMVEMSAKDFRQVIDIDLNGPFIVSKAVIPSMIKKGHGKIINICSMMSELGRETVSAYAAAKGGLKMLTRNIASEYGEYNIQCNGIGPGYIATPQTAPLRERQPDGSRHPFDSFIVAKTPAARWGTPEDLMGPAVFLASEASDFVNGHILYVDGGILAYIGKQPQ from the coding sequence ATGGTAAACTTTTCACTGGAAGGTAAGGTTGCCCTCGTAACGGGCGCCTCCTACGGAATCGGGTTCGCGCTGGCTACCGCATTCGCCCGCCAGGGCGCCAAGATCGTCTTCAACGACATCAAACAGGAACTCGTCGACAAAGGCCTCGCCGCCTACAAGGAGGAGGGTATCGACGCCAAAGGATACGTCTGCGACGTAACGAACGAAGAGCAGGTCAACGCCATGGTCGCCCAGATCGAAAAAGAGGTCGGCGTGATCGACATCCTCGTCAACAACGCCGGAATCATCAAGCGCATCCCGATGGTCGAGATGAGCGCCAAGGATTTCCGCCAGGTGATCGACATCGACCTCAACGGTCCGTTCATCGTCTCGAAGGCCGTCATCCCCTCGATGATCAAGAAGGGGCACGGAAAGATCATCAACATCTGCTCGATGATGTCCGAACTCGGCCGTGAGACCGTTTCGGCCTACGCCGCAGCAAAGGGCGGTCTGAAGATGCTCACCCGCAACATCGCGTCCGAGTACGGCGAGTACAACATCCAGTGCAACGGCATCGGCCCGGGCTACATCGCCACCCCGCAGACCGCGCCGCTGCGCGAGCGCCAGCCGGACGGATCGCGCCACCCGTTCGATTCGTTCATCGTGGCCAAGACGCCCGCTGCACGCTGGGGTACGCCCGAAGACCTGATGGGTCCGGCCGTCTTCCTCGCATCGGAGGCTTCGGACTTCGTAAACGGCCACATCCTCTACGTCGACGGCGGCATTCTGGCCTACATCGGCAAGCAGCCGCAGTAA